TCAGGGAGCAATGGAGACCGCCTCTTTCGGCTCAGGGAGCAGAGGTCGCACGGTAGACGTGCTCGGACAGCGGGTGTGCGGCGTCGAGATCGGTGAGGAGTCGGACGCCGTCGAAGGGCGGGCCGTGCGGCGGTTCCACGGACGCCTCGGGGGCTCGGCGAGAGACGTTGTCGACGAACCGGTTTCGGAGTCGATCACTGGCCGACATCACACCGCCGACCCAGCTCACGCGTGCTGGCTCGCCGGCCTCGCGGCCGCTGCGTTCGAGCGCGGTCATCGCCGACGTCGCCAGTTCGTCGGCGGCGTCGTCGATGACCTGTCGTGCCACCGCATCCCCGGCCTCCGACGCGGCGTCGACCGCACGGGCGAACGCGGCGATGCGTGCGACGCGGTCGGGGTCGGCCTGCACCGACATGTACAGCTCGGCCAGCGGACCGAACTCCTGCTCGGTGGTCATGCGGAGTGCCGTCTCGGGCCCCCGGCCGTCGAAGGCGCGCAGTGCCGCGGTGATGCCCGACCGCCCGATCCAGTAGGCACTGCCGGCGTCGCCGAAGAGGTATCCCCAGCCGTCCACCCGGCAGACACCGCCCCGGCCGACCCCGAGGGTGACCACGCCTGTCCCGACCGCGGTGACCGCGCCGAACTCGTGACGATTCGCGGCCAGATACGCGGTCACCGAATCATGGGCGAGTGCAACGGAGTCGACGCCTGCGTCGCCGAGCGCGGCGAGGAGATCGATGGGGCGGGAGGCGCCGGGGGTCAGTCCCGACACGCCGGCCGCGACCACCGCCGGGCCGGGCGACCCGTCGGGACCCGACCTCACCTTCGCCGTTCGAAGGATGTCCCGCACGGTTGCGGCGATCTGCTCCACGACCGGTCGGTCGGTTCGGATCGGGGGCGCGTCGTGGTCGGAACCACCGTCGGGCGTCTCGATCCGCACGCGGGTGCCGGTCTGGCCGCCGTCGATCAAGATGTGCGTCACGCTGTCACCGGTCGTCACGGACCGCAACGCTACCTCGGTGCCCATCCGCCCGGAGGGCATCGAACCGTCACGGCGTCGGCGGAGACTCGACACGGGTCCGGGGAGTCGACGTCGATTCGCCGAATCCCCGTGACACACTGGGCGCATGAAGGTGCGGCGCGGACTCGCGGTGAAGATCGGGTCGATCTCCTGGATGCCTCGCTTCCTCCCGCAGATCGTCAAGTGCGACAGCGTTCTTCAATCTGTGTCAGGACAGCGGCTGAGCCTGCTCGACATCGGTGATCTGCCGAACATCACGATCCGGGTCCCGGGCCGCAAGAGCGGTGCGGTCCGGACGACGCAACTCCTGGCCGTCCCGGACGGGTCGGACTGGTTGATCGCCGGCTCCTACTTCGGCGGTCCCAAGATGCCGGCATGGGTCTTCAACCTCCGCGCTGCCGACGAGATCGAGATCATCGTCCACGGTGAGGTGTCGGAGGCGGTGCCCACCGAACTGGTCGACGCCGAGCGGGACGCGGCCTGGCAGACGCTGCGGGCGGTGTGGCCGAACTTCGATCTGTACGAGAAGCGCACCGACCGCCGCATCCCGGTGTTCCGGTTGCGACCGCGCTGACCCCCCTGGTCGGAAGTCGGTGGGTCAGCCGTCGGTGACGAACTCGGGACTGCTCTCGGTGAGGTCGACATGGCCCACGAGGTACTGCTCGTCGACGGTCTCCACCCGGGGGCCGTCCGCGTCGTACTCGGGGGTGTAGGACACCCGCCAGCGCACCGGGCCGACGACGTCGACGACACCCAGATCCGACCCGTCGCGGCTGCTGTCCCCACTCGCATCCGAACCCGGAACACGGAGCAGATAGCGCAGCCCGGACAGGTCTTTCGGAGCCGTCCACCGCACACTGCCGTCCACCGCGGAGCGGTACAACCGTTGGGTACAGCCCGCGACCTGCCGACCCGCATCGGCCTGGGTCGACGCCGCACACGCGGTCAGGTGCGCCGACACCGTGTCGCTGACGGCTCCGGCGCCGGTGGCGCTCAGTTCGCCGACGACGCGGACGGACATGGGTCCTCTCGGCGCGGTCGGAGGATCGTCGTCTGCGACGCGCGCGACGAAGTCGGTGTCGCGGGAGCCCCAGCGCTGCGGTCCGGGGAAAACGTGCACCGTGTCCCCTTCCTCGACCTCGCCGCCGAAGAACGTCGGTTGCACAACCCGTAGCGACTCGATCCGGACCGCGATCGCGCCGTCGACGACGGCCCAGCCGTCGGCGACCCGTACGGTCCGGATCTCGGTGTCGATGACCCGGGCACCCATCCGGTATCTCGCCCGGACGTTCTCCTCCGGCGCACCGTCGGCAGCAGACCGGACCTCGATGTCGCCCAGCGGCGCCGCGGCGCGTTGAGCCCGCAGGACGTTGTCGGACAGGAACCGGGTGTCGGGGCGCGGATCGATGACACCCAGAGCCGCGTCGGCGTCGGCATCGGCGAGCGCGTCGAGATAGGTCTGCACCGCCTCGGACGGGGTGGCTGCCCGCTCGTCCTCGCGGGCCAGCCCGACGACGAGCGCGGCGACCAGCACCACTGCCAAGACGGCCGCGACGCCGCCGAAGACGACGATCCGTCTTCGGCGGCTCACGTGCGGCGTACCCGTGGTCTGGACAGACCGATCAGGACTCCGAACCGGCCGACGGTCCGCTCGCCGCGAACGATTCGGTCAGCCGACCGGCCAACAGCTTCGCGAACTCGGCCGGGTCGTCGAGCTCACCGCCCTCGGCGATCACGGCCATGCCGTACAGCAGCTTCGCCGTCGGCACCAGTTGTTCGTGATCCCCGGCTCCGTAGGCCTTGTTCAGCGCGGCGACGAGCGGGTGATCAGGGTTGAGCTCCAGTGCCCGCTTGGACTTGGGGAATTCCTGACCGGACGCCCGGTAGAGCTTCTCCAGCTGCGGAGACATCGAGAACGTGTCACCGACCAGGCACGCCGGCGACTCGGTGAGGCGCGACGAGAGTCGCGTCTCACTGACGTCGTCGGAGAGGGTGCTCGTGAGCCACCCCAGCAGGTCGGCGTAGGTCTTGTTCTGCTCCTCCTTGGCGGAATCGTCGGCGTCCTCGTCGTCACCGTCGAGGTCGACGGCGCCCTTGGCGATCGACTGGAACGACTTGCCGTCGAACTCCGCACCCGCCGAGACCCACATCTCGTCGACGGGATCGGACAGGACGAGAACCTCGATTCCCTTGGCGCGGAACGCTTCCATGTGCGGCGAGTTCACGATCTGCTGACGCGATTCGCCGGTCATGTAGTAGATCGTGTCCTGACCGCTCTTCATCCGGCCGATGTAGTCGGCGAGTGTGGTCAGTTCGTCCTCGGAGTGGGTGGTCGCGAACGACGAGGCCTTGAGGAGCGCCTCGCGGTTGTCCGGATCGTTGACCAGACCTTCCTTGAACACCCGGCCGAAGGCATCCCAGAACGTGCGGTAGTCGTCGGGCCGGCCGGCGCGCATCTCGGTGACCGTCGAGATCACCTTCTTGGTGAGCCGGCGACGGATCGCGCGGATCTGGCGGTCCTGTTGCAGGATCTCGCGGGACACGTTCAGCGACAGGTCGGCCGCGTCGACGACACCCTTGACGAAGCGCAGGTACTCCGGCATCAGTTCGGCGCAGTCGTCCATGATGAAGACGCGCTTGACGTAGAGGTGGATGCCTACCTTGCTGTCGCGCATGAACAGGTCGAACGGTGGCTGCGTCGGGATGAACAGCAGCGCCTGGTACTCGAAGGTGCCCTCGGCCTGCAGCGTGATGGTCTCCAGCGGCGCATCCCAGGCGTGGGAGACGTGCCGGTAGAACTCCTGGTACTCCTCGTCGGTCACCTCCGAGCGCGACTTGGCCCAGAGCGCCTTCATCGAGTTGATCGTCTCGGCCTCGACGACCGTCTTCGTCTCCGGCGCTTTCTTCTCGTCCGCGTCGTCGGCGTCGGAGGCCTCGGTGTCGGGGGTCTCCACCGGAACGGTCTTCTCGACGTCCATCCGGATCGGCCACGCGATGAAGTCCGAGTACCGCTTCACGAGCTGGCGGAGCTTGGTCGGATCCGAATAGTCGTAGAGGTGATCCTCGGTGTCGACGGGCTTGAGCGCCAACGTGACCGAGGTGCCCTGCGGGGCGTCGGGGACGTCGTCGATCGTGTAGGTTCCGTCGCCGGTCGACTCCCAGCGGGTGCCGGTGCTCTCCCCCGCCTTACGGGTCACCAGCGTGACCTTGTCGGCGACCATGAACGTCGAGTAGAAGCCGATGCCGAACTGACCGATCAGTTCCTCGGCCGCCGCGTCGGACACCCCGTTCGCGCGAGCCTCCGCGAGCGACCGGCGCAACTCGGCCGTGCCCGAACGGGCCAGCGTGCCGATCAGGCCGACGACCTCGTCGCGGGTCATGCCGATGCCGTTGTCGGCCACGACGAGGGTCCGGGCCTCGGCATCGGGGTCGAGCGTGATGTGGAGGTCGGAGGTGTCGACGTCGAGGTCTTTGTCGAGCAGGGACTCCAGCCGCAGCTTGTCCAGTGCGTCGGACGCGTTGGAGATCAGCTCGCGCAGGAAGCTGTCCTTGTTGGAGTAGATCGAGTGGACCATGAGATCCAGCAGCTGCCGGGTCTCGGCCTGGAACTCGTGGACTTCGGGCTGAGCGCTCATCGCAGACCTCCATGTTCTGTTCTCGTGCACCGGACGGACGAACATCTCCGCGCCGGTGCGACACGTGTGACGGACACCGACTTTACCGAGCGGTGGTGTGGCTACCCTGGGTCGGGGACCGACTACCCCGCACGACATCCGTGCCGTGCGGGAACGATCAGGAAGCCAGGTGGATGGGCACACCCCGACTGCTGTTGGTGCACG
The genomic region above belongs to Gordonia hongkongensis and contains:
- a CDS encoding N-acetylglucosamine kinase, whose product is MGTEVALRSVTTGDSVTHILIDGGQTGTRVRIETPDGGSDHDAPPIRTDRPVVEQIAATVRDILRTAKVRSGPDGSPGPAVVAAGVSGLTPGASRPIDLLAALGDAGVDSVALAHDSVTAYLAANRHEFGAVTAVGTGVVTLGVGRGGVCRVDGWGYLFGDAGSAYWIGRSGITAALRAFDGRGPETALRMTTEQEFGPLAELYMSVQADPDRVARIAAFARAVDAASEAGDAVARQVIDDAADELATSAMTALERSGREAGEPARVSWVGGVMSASDRLRNRFVDNVSRRAPEASVEPPHGPPFDGVRLLTDLDAAHPLSEHVYRATSAP
- a CDS encoding nitroreductase family deazaflavin-dependent oxidoreductase, whose amino-acid sequence is MKVRRGLAVKIGSISWMPRFLPQIVKCDSVLQSVSGQRLSLLDIGDLPNITIRVPGRKSGAVRTTQLLAVPDGSDWLIAGSYFGGPKMPAWVFNLRAADEIEIIVHGEVSEAVPTELVDAERDAAWQTLRAVWPNFDLYEKRTDRRIPVFRLRPR
- the htpG gene encoding molecular chaperone HtpG; this translates as MSAQPEVHEFQAETRQLLDLMVHSIYSNKDSFLRELISNASDALDKLRLESLLDKDLDVDTSDLHITLDPDAEARTLVVADNGIGMTRDEVVGLIGTLARSGTAELRRSLAEARANGVSDAAAEELIGQFGIGFYSTFMVADKVTLVTRKAGESTGTRWESTGDGTYTIDDVPDAPQGTSVTLALKPVDTEDHLYDYSDPTKLRQLVKRYSDFIAWPIRMDVEKTVPVETPDTEASDADDADEKKAPETKTVVEAETINSMKALWAKSRSEVTDEEYQEFYRHVSHAWDAPLETITLQAEGTFEYQALLFIPTQPPFDLFMRDSKVGIHLYVKRVFIMDDCAELMPEYLRFVKGVVDAADLSLNVSREILQQDRQIRAIRRRLTKKVISTVTEMRAGRPDDYRTFWDAFGRVFKEGLVNDPDNREALLKASSFATTHSEDELTTLADYIGRMKSGQDTIYYMTGESRQQIVNSPHMEAFRAKGIEVLVLSDPVDEMWVSAGAEFDGKSFQSIAKGAVDLDGDDEDADDSAKEEQNKTYADLLGWLTSTLSDDVSETRLSSRLTESPACLVGDTFSMSPQLEKLYRASGQEFPKSKRALELNPDHPLVAALNKAYGAGDHEQLVPTAKLLYGMAVIAEGGELDDPAEFAKLLAGRLTESFAASGPSAGSES